Proteins encoded together in one Rossellomorea sp. y25 window:
- a CDS encoding MBL fold metallo-hydrolase: protein MAVKPMNSKEVAQKVMKKEDLFILDVRNEDAFEDWKIEGAKFEYLNIPYFDLLDGVEEIMNQLPTDKDVLVVCAKEGSSMMVAEMLSDEGKDVSYLEGGMKAWSEHLEPVRVGELTNGGELYQFVRLGKGCLSYMVVSNGEAAIVDATRMTDIFIDFAKEKGATITNIFDTHLHADHISGGRNIAEATNATYWLPPKDAEEVTFEYAALEDGNKVVIGNTTIDITALYSPGHTIGSTSFVIDGKYLLSGDILFVDSIGRPDLAGKAEDWVADLRESLYKRYKDLSMELTVLPAHFMIIEELNEDGSVGEKLGTLFAKNHGLNIESEEEFRKLVSENLPPQPNAYQEIRETNMGKVTPDEEKQREMEIGPNRCAVR, encoded by the coding sequence ATGGCAGTTAAACCAATGAATTCAAAAGAAGTAGCACAAAAAGTAATGAAAAAAGAAGATTTATTCATTTTAGATGTACGTAATGAAGATGCCTTTGAAGATTGGAAAATTGAAGGTGCAAAATTTGAATATCTGAACATCCCATACTTCGATCTTTTAGATGGTGTAGAAGAAATAATGAATCAACTTCCAACGGATAAAGACGTTCTTGTCGTGTGTGCGAAAGAAGGTTCTTCTATGATGGTAGCGGAAATGCTTTCAGATGAAGGGAAAGATGTTTCTTACCTTGAAGGCGGCATGAAAGCTTGGAGCGAACATTTGGAGCCTGTCAGAGTGGGTGAATTAACAAATGGCGGGGAGCTTTATCAATTTGTTCGTTTAGGTAAAGGTTGTCTATCCTATATGGTCGTGTCAAATGGTGAAGCAGCGATCGTCGATGCTACTCGTATGACTGATATCTTTATCGATTTCGCAAAAGAAAAAGGCGCAACGATTACAAATATATTCGATACTCACTTGCATGCCGATCATATTTCTGGAGGACGTAACATTGCAGAAGCAACAAATGCTACCTATTGGTTACCTCCTAAAGATGCTGAAGAAGTTACCTTTGAGTATGCAGCACTTGAAGACGGGAATAAAGTCGTGATTGGAAATACAACGATAGATATCACAGCTCTCTACTCACCGGGGCATACAATCGGTTCAACGTCATTTGTCATTGATGGAAAGTATTTATTATCAGGTGACATTCTATTTGTGGACAGTATCGGACGTCCGGATCTTGCCGGGAAAGCAGAAGATTGGGTAGCTGATCTTAGAGAAAGTCTATACAAACGATATAAAGACCTTTCTATGGAGCTTACCGTTTTACCGGCTCATTTTATGATTATTGAGGAATTGAATGAAGATGGATCTGTAGGTGAAAAGCTGGGAACATTATTTGCAAAAAACCATGGTTTAAATATCGAGAGCGAAGAAGAATTCAGAAAGCTGGTATCTGAAAACCTTCCACCTCAGCCAAACGCGTATCAAGAAATTCGTGAAACAAACATGGGTAAAGTAACTCCGGATGAAGAGAAACAGCGTGAGATGGAAATTGGACCAAACCGTTGTGCTGTTCGTTAA
- a CDS encoding sulfurtransferase TusA family protein, translating to MNTIESNFVLDAKGLACPMPIVKTKKAMNNLEAGQVIEVQATDKGSKADLQAWAKSSGHDYLGTIEEGDVLKHFVRKSSGEETVERKHESVTDNETLSTKLGDENIVVLDVREKAEYAFKHIPGSISMPLGELETRVDELNKDKDIYVVCRTGNRSDMAAQLLAEKGFLNVINVVPGMSDWTGDVESNVK from the coding sequence ATGAACACGATTGAATCAAATTTCGTATTGGATGCAAAGGGATTAGCTTGTCCAATGCCGATTGTAAAAACAAAAAAGGCCATGAATAACCTGGAAGCTGGCCAAGTGATTGAAGTTCAGGCAACAGACAAAGGATCAAAGGCCGATCTTCAAGCGTGGGCAAAAAGTTCCGGGCACGATTATCTCGGAACCATTGAAGAAGGAGATGTTCTGAAACATTTTGTCCGCAAATCAAGCGGGGAAGAGACTGTAGAGCGTAAACATGAGTCAGTAACAGATAATGAAACATTGTCTACTAAACTAGGCGATGAAAATATCGTCGTACTGGATGTCCGTGAAAAGGCCGAATATGCATTCAAACATATTCCAGGCTCGATTTCAATGCCACTGGGAGAACTGGAAACCCGAGTGGATGAACTTAATAAAGACAAGGATATTTATGTAGTATGCCGTACAGGAAACAGAAGCGACATGGCGGCGCAACTATTAGCTGAAAAAGGTTTTCTTAATGTAATCAATGTAGTTCCAGGTATGAGCGATTGGACTGGAGACGTTGAATCGAACGTGAAGTAA
- a CDS encoding DsrE/DsrF/DrsH-like family protein: protein MTERKTTNIILFSGDYDKAMAAYIIANGAAAYDHDVTIFHTFWGLNALRKEEMVPVKKGFMEKMFGGMMPRGADKLGLSNMNFMGMGPKMIKGVMKKHNAMPLPDLIDMAREQEIKLVACTMTMDLLGLHKDELLEEIEYAGVAAYLADAENGNVNLFI, encoded by the coding sequence ATGACTGAAAGAAAAACAACCAATATTATTCTCTTTAGTGGAGATTACGATAAAGCGATGGCTGCATATATCATTGCGAACGGGGCTGCAGCTTATGATCATGACGTAACCATTTTCCATACATTCTGGGGACTGAATGCTTTAAGAAAAGAAGAGATGGTGCCTGTGAAAAAAGGATTTATGGAGAAAATGTTTGGGGGGATGATGCCTCGTGGCGCAGATAAACTAGGATTATCAAACATGAATTTCATGGGCATGGGCCCTAAAATGATCAAAGGTGTTATGAAGAAGCATAATGCTATGCCTTTACCTGATTTAATTGATATGGCAAGGGAACAAGAAATCAAATTGGTTGCGTGTACCATGACAATGGATTTATTAGGATTACACAAAGACGAATTATTAGAGGAAATCGAGTATGCTGGAGTAGCTGCGTATTTAGCGGATGCTGAAAATGGTAACGTGAACCTATTCATCTAA
- a CDS encoding sulfite exporter TauE/SafE family protein has translation MDLAFIITIFLIGFVGSYISGMVGIGGSIIKYPMLLYIPPMLGVATFTAHEVSGISAVQVFFATLGGVWAYRKGGYLNKTLITYMGVSILIGSFIGGYGSKFMSEAGINIVYGILALIAAIMMFIPKKGIDDVKLEDVTFNKWLSATLALIVGIGAGIVGAAGAFLLVPIMLVVLKIPTRMTIASSLAITLISSIGSTIGKISTGQVDYLPAMIMVVASLIASPLGAMAGKKMNTKILQMILAVLILATAIKIWLDIL, from the coding sequence ATGGATTTGGCCTTTATTATTACGATCTTTCTAATCGGATTTGTCGGCTCTTATATATCAGGAATGGTAGGTATCGGGGGGAGCATTATTAAATATCCCATGCTCCTTTATATTCCACCAATGCTTGGAGTAGCAACATTCACTGCACACGAAGTTTCAGGTATTAGCGCAGTTCAAGTATTCTTTGCCACACTTGGTGGGGTTTGGGCTTACCGTAAAGGAGGCTATCTTAATAAAACTCTTATCACATACATGGGAGTGAGTATTTTAATCGGTAGCTTCATTGGCGGGTACGGATCTAAATTCATGAGTGAAGCTGGAATAAATATTGTGTATGGAATACTTGCATTAATTGCAGCTATCATGATGTTCATCCCAAAAAAAGGAATAGATGATGTAAAACTCGAGGACGTTACATTTAACAAATGGTTATCTGCAACACTAGCTTTGATCGTTGGTATTGGAGCAGGCATCGTTGGTGCTGCCGGAGCTTTCCTGTTGGTTCCGATCATGCTTGTTGTTCTTAAAATCCCGACAAGAATGACAATTGCCTCATCCCTGGCAATTACGTTGATATCTTCAATTGGATCAACGATTGGTAAGATATCGACGGGTCAAGTGGACTATTTACCCGCTATGATCATGGTGGTAGCTAGTTTGATTGCATCTCCACTGGGCGCTATGGCAGGAAAGAAAATGAATACAAAGATTCTTCAAATGATTTTAGCCGTTTTAATCCTGGCTACAGCGATTAAAATCTGGCTCGATATACTATAA